A region of Elusimicrobiota bacterium DNA encodes the following proteins:
- a CDS encoding IS256 family transposase, translated as MSVDPDPAVFEEDQEPGGAGAVPVFERDLHGDFTEVLEKLVGEKVLGFSAESVVRMKRIWEQDYQEWIGRDISKSEYVYWWVDGIYFNVRLDDDRQCILVIIGAKEDGTKELVAVEDGFRESKESWQSVLRTLKRRGLAKGPKLAIGDGALGFWAALSEEFPGTKTQLCWVHKTVNALDKLPKSLQGKGKQMIHDIYLAPTKEEGHAAFDAFVKEFELKYPKAVETINRNRESLLTFYDFPAEHWLSIRSTNVIESTFATVRLRTKRTKGCGSRIATLTMVYKLAESAQKRWRKLRGYKKLTAVWKGIQFKDGVELEMAA; from the coding sequence ATTTCAGTCGATCCTGATCCCGCCGTATTTGAGGAAGACCAAGAACCTGGAGGAGCTGGTGCCGTTCCTGTATTTGAAAGGGATCTCCACGGGGATTTCACGGAAGTCCTGGAGAAGCTGGTCGGGGAAAAGGTGCTGGGATTTTCAGCGGAAAGCGTGGTGCGGATGAAGCGGATCTGGGAACAGGATTACCAAGAATGGATCGGACGGGACATATCGAAGAGCGAATATGTTTACTGGTGGGTGGACGGAATCTATTTCAACGTCCGGCTGGACGATGATCGGCAGTGTATTCTGGTGATTATTGGGGCGAAGGAAGACGGAACCAAAGAACTGGTGGCGGTGGAGGACGGGTTTCGGGAGTCGAAGGAAAGCTGGCAGTCCGTTTTACGGACATTAAAACGGCGTGGATTGGCGAAGGGGCCAAAGTTGGCGATTGGTGACGGCGCGTTGGGGTTCTGGGCGGCGCTGTCGGAGGAATTCCCCGGCACGAAGACCCAGCTTTGTTGGGTTCATAAAACAGTCAACGCGCTGGACAAGCTTCCGAAGAGTCTTCAAGGGAAAGGGAAGCAAATGATCCACGACATTTACCTGGCGCCGACGAAAGAGGAAGGACACGCCGCCTTTGACGCTTTCGTCAAAGAGTTCGAACTGAAATATCCGAAGGCGGTGGAAACGATCAACAGGAACCGGGAGAGTTTGCTCACGTTCTACGATTTCCCGGCGGAACATTGGTTGTCGATTCGAAGCACGAACGTGATTGAGTCGACATTTGCAACGGTGCGTCTACGGACAAAAAGAACGAAGGGATGCGGTTCACGGATCGCGACGTTGACGATGGTTTATAAGTTGGCGGAATCGGCGCAGAAGCGGTGGCGGAAATTACGGGGATACAAAAAGTTGACGGCGGTGTGGAAAGGGATCCAATTCAAAGACGGGGTTGAACTGGAAATGGCCGCCTAA